GGTGAGAGGCAGGAAATACATGGTGTAGGTAGTCACTCAGTAATTTCTCATTCAcaagacctgagagagagagagagagagacagagagagagacagacagggagacagagagagagagagagggagagacagagagacagagagagggagagacagagagacagagagagagagagagagagagggagagacagatagagacacagagagagagagagatagagacacagagagagagagagggagacacagagagagggagacacagagagagagagggaaacacagagagagagagagggagacacagagagagagagagggagacacagagagagagagagggagacacagagagagagagagggagacacagagagagagagagggagacacagagagagagagagggacacagagagagagagaggagacacagagagagagagagagggagacacagagagagagagagggagacacagagagagagagagagggagacacagagagagagagagagagagggagacacagagagagagagagagagagggagacacagagagagagagagagagagggagacacagagagagagagagagagggagacacagagagagagagagagagacacagagagagagagagaggagacacagagagagagagagggagacacagagagagagagagagggagagacagagagagagagagagggagacacagagagagagagagagggagacacagagagagagagagagggagacacagagagagagagagagggagacacagagagagagagagaggagacacagagagagagagagagaggagacacagagagagagagagagagaggagacacagagagagagagagagagagaggacacagagagagagagagagagaggggagacacagagagagagagagagggagacacagagagagagagagggagacacagagagagagagagggagacacagagagagagagagggagacacagagagagagagagagggagacacagagagagagagagagggagacacagagagagagagagagggagacacagagagagagagagggagacacagagagagagagaggggagacacagagagacagagagagggagacacagagagacagagagggagacacagagagacagagagggagacacagagacagagagggagacacagagacagagagggagacacagagagagagaggggacagagagagagagaggggacagagagagagagaggggacagagagagagagaggggacagagagagagagagggggacagagagagagagaggggacagagagagagaggggacagagagagagaggggacagagagagagacagaggagagagagagacagagaggagacagagagagagggggacagagagagagggagacagagagagaggggagacagagagagagagggaggacagagagagagagggaggacagagagagagagggaggacagagagagagagggaggacagagagagagagggaggacagagagagagagggaggacagagagagagagggggacagagagagagaggggggacagagagagagagggggacagagagagagagggggggacagagagagagagggggacagagagagagagggggacagagagagagggggacagagagagagagggacacagagagagagggagacacagagagagggggacacagagagagggggacacagagagagagggggacacagagagagaggggacacagagagagagggggacacagagacagaggggacacagagagagaggggacacagagagagagggggacacagagagagagggggacacagagagaggggggacacagagagagagggggacacagagagagaggggacacagagagagagggggacacagagagagagggggacacagagagagaggggacacagagagagagggggacacagagagagagggggacacagagagaggacacagagagagggggacacagagagagagggggacacagagagagagggggacacagagagagagggggacacagagaggggggagacagagagaggggagacagagagagggggagacagagagagggggagacagagagagggggagacagagagagggggagacagagagagggggagacagagagagagggagacagagagagagggagacagagagagaggggacagagagagagggggacagagagagaggggggacagagagagaggggacagagagagaggggacagagagagagagaggggggacagagagagagagagggggacagagagagagagagagagagacagagagagagggggacagagagagagagagaggggggacagagagagagagagaggggggacagagagagagagagagggggacagagagagagagagagggagacagagagagagagagagggagacagagagagagaggagacagagagagagagggagacagagagagagagggagacagagagagagagggacagagagagagagggagacagagagagagaggggacagagagagagaggggacagagagagagaggggacagagagagagaggggacagagagagagaggggacagagagagagaggggacagagagagagagaggggacagagagagagagagagggagacagagagagagagaggacagagagagagagaggacagagagagagagaggggacagagagagatagacagagagagagaggggacagaataACCTTTATCCTCCAAGTAAATGTACCAGGAATTTGACCTGTTGAAAATGGTGCCGACCACAATAAACAAGACAGAATATGTTGATGTATAGagccactcagtgttctaacaatacctgagaaagacagagacCAAGTCCAATGGGGAAAGAATGTGAGAACAAGATGGAGGTCTACTAGGCTGATTCCAGAACAGTATCTGATCAGCTGTCTTGTCAACTCCAATTGTCATATttgcctgaaaacaatgaccataggagttggcatgacaacaaaaacagatctgggaccaggctcctGTCTGTCCTTTCACCTGTCTATCTATCCACCAATCCCTCCTCTCATTTAAAAAACCTAATTTTTCCTCCATCTGTTCCACTTCTCACCTGACTTGACTTTTgcccagccatccatccatccctcccttgtCCTCTCGCCACTCATTCCTGCTCCCCCATCTCCTCACCTGTGACTTTGGGCTTGTCTGTGTCGGAGGCCAGTCTGTAGTTTCGTCGGGTCAGAGCTGTGCTTCCTCCCCCCTTAGAACTCATTCTGCCTCAGTGGGTTGGTCAGGAGATGGGTTTACCTGCCGACGTTGACCCATGCACGGCTAGGAAAAGACCACCACACTCATAATGAACCACCTTGTTGCATACTGAGAAAAACATACCATGTGCGTCTCAAACGGCAACCTACTCCCTTTATATTGCACTACGGACGGCGGGACTATGGGCAAAAGGAGTGCActgttatagggaatagggtggcatttgggtaGAACATACTGCATGCATAAATAATGCTCTCATAAAGAGAAGCTGCTGGGAACTGCGCCTGGGTTGGGTGACACTGACTAAACATTTGCTCTACTCCAAGTTAGTTAACATCGTATTCCCAATGCTATAGCTTTGCATGGAATGGAGTTGACAATTTTGTTATATTAACTCGGTAGCTACGTATGTGGAATTGAGAGCAGTAACGTTTCCTGTTAACCTGTACTACAATGCAATACAATTGTGTATTGGAGTGTATACAACGCGTACGTGTACACAGCAGGTGTGTAAGAGCAGAATAGGGCGTAGGCAGACACACTGTACAAGACAATACCAGTAACGTTCATtaacgttagcttgctaactCGCAAGGCAAGCACATTTCAGCCTGAGGAGAGGCTACTGTTGCTAACTAGCaagcttgctaacgttagctagccaatgAGCCAAGCTAAGTAACTGCCTGGTGCAACGTGAACAGGTAGCTAAACTAAAATGACTTTTATAGCAAAGCTAACCAAATCACGACCGTAGTGCAAATAGATTACACATTGACACGTTAAAGTTATTGTACCTAGTTGCTAAGTTAGCCAGGTGTTGTATCCAGGGTTGCAAAAcaacgttagcttgctagctagttgCTAAGGAttgtgcacaacaacaaaaaataacacTCACATCTCAATCAAATAAACGAGCTACAGTAGCTATGTGAATACCCAAACATGTCAAATGGAGTGACTGACTACGGCACTGATAAAGTACTTTATTTAACGATCTTGTTCTCGGTTATATTTGCAGGCATTTGCAGTACACGATCAACCCTTGGTTACACGAACAGTGACAGCCATCATTGGCTTGCTCGCGTTAGCTGCTAAGTAAACTGTCTGGTTTGAACACTTACCCGGTTCCCTTTCAAGAACTCAaaagacctaaaaaaaaaaaactaaaaaaaacgTAAATTTAAATATCAATTATGCTTGTTTGGACAAAAATGTGCGGTTATGCACGCAGACGATCACTCCCCcccttttaaaatgtttaacaATCCTATTGTCAAGCGATTCGAAGTCACGGAGTACCAGATGGTCCAAAATAGATCTCATTGCAGAACGCGAATGGGCTGATGAGATATATATATTCCGTCGGGGTAGTAGATAGTGGTTAAAAAATGACACGGTGGTGTGATGTGTTGTGTATGGTAGGTAGGTAGTATTGTTGCCATTTGTCATATATTTTGCACAAGCTACTAAATAATCTTAAAATACTGGTACTATTCGGCAACCCATATTTCCAAAACCAATATGACCCATCTCCCACTAATTTACTCAAAATGCATATTATCACTAAATTGGCTACAGAAATCAAGCAAGTTAAGATTACTTATGAAGCGAATTACATCAGTTACTTTATTACATTGGCAGATTGTCACAAATCATCATATGCATACAGTATATTTCACATATGTATCATGTTTACTATTGAAAAAAATAGCACATTTTGAATTCCAAACAGACACATTACAAAAGTTAAAATATTACAAGTTAAAATGTGCCATCTTACATGGGACATGGCATTTCATAGCCCAATAATGGACTGACTATAATGAGCCCAATGTTACTCCTTAGTCCAAGGAGTGTTAAAGTCCATGTTCTGTTAAAGGTGAAGTGGCCCTGGAAGCCAGAACAGACAAAACACTCCATCTAAACGTAAATCGATTCTCAATTTGCGGtacggttctagaaacataaatcTCTCTACTTTCATATCACGTCCAAAAATAATTTCACAATTTCAAAATACACACTTACACTGTTTTAACACAGTTGCATCCGACCATATTTTATAGTGACAACACGTTTGTGGCGTCCATCGTTTACACACAGGAGATGAAgctatctaattagcacaggtagtcCACTCTGTCTTCCGTAAACAAGCTCTGTAACATGGAAATATGGCATTGTGGGAACCCTAACACTAAAACAGTGTGTATCAAttcaactgttttttttttttttttttaagataagGTCCTTACGCTTCCAAAAACAGTACCACAAGTGATGCGTGTTAAATGTTCAGACCGAGTGTCGGGGGGCACTTAACAAAACTCCCCCGTTACAGAAGATACCTTCCTCCAATGATTAGTGTGCAATGTAATGGAACAGAATAAAGATTAAAAAAACATTTCCTGAAGCACAAAGTGTACGGTTATATTAGCGTCCGCAATCAAtcaataaaaaaacaaacatgtcaGAGAAAGAAAAActatttaaaattgtataacaCTTTGATAACTATTATTCttgttggacaagttcaggtagtcctAGCCCTACAATAGACAAAAGGAGGCTAATGTTATTCCTTATAGTCCAATGACGTTACGTGTTCTATTTAAAGTGGCTCTGGAAAATGGCCAAATACTCCCAACTAAACATGAATCGATTCTCAATTTGCGGTAAGGTTATAGAAAAATAAAAGTTCTTTAcatatcacatcaaaataatttcTCAAATGCAAAATACACTAAATAAACACTGTACTCCGTTTTAACCGGTTTCAACACAGTTGCAGCcgacagtatttttcagtgacaacacCGTGTGTCATCTACcatttacacacaggtgttcggagACGCTGATAACTAACTAGCACAGGTAGTCCACTCTGTCCTCCGTATCTTTTCCCTAAACTAGTGCTTAAATGGAGATACGGCCGTGTGGGAACCCTATAAAAGGTGTGTATGAATTTAGCCTTCTTGCTTAAATGAAAGATAAAGTCGTTATGCTTCCAAAACCGTTCCGCAAAACGATGCTCGTTAAATGTTCAGACCGAGCGTCGGAACTCTTAACAAAACTCTCCCGTACAGACTGCGCCTTCGTCCAAGGACTCTTATTTTATAATAGAATAGAACTGCCagtcatgatcaagggctaaGGTAGTCCTTCCTGTTTTTATCCATtgtccaatacaacacaggaaCGCATTCAGTAGGAAACAACATTGTAATTATTGTTAGAGGTACGATTGTTTATGGTGTGCTGGCTACATGAAATTTTGCGATTTAAAAAGGTAATGTCGGACCCATATTGATCAGGCCACACCGACCAAACAGGAGCAATCATACCTCAAAGAATGTTGAAGAATGGTGGGTagcttttttgggggggtggaaACGTGTTGTTCAGAACTAAAGGTCGCACAACGTTGCATACTATTGAACCCCCCCAGTGTCACTCTGCATAGAGGAAAGCCATCCTCTTGGCCACTCCCTCTTCCCCAAACTTGTTCTGGAGTTCCGAAGGATCAGCCGACAGCAGCAGGCGGTCGTCATGACGTTCCCATTGAGGGACCTGCTGAACCCCGTTCCCTGCAATAACACAATATGACTTTAGTGTCCATATGTTACAGTGTGTCTAATGttcattaacccccccccccccctccataccTACATAGCATAGCATACACAGTTAAGAGAAGCACAGGGTCAAACAGCAGTGAAGCGACCCTGGATAGAGCGCATGTTATGGGTTACCTACCTTGCtcaatgtttttttgggggggggggtttgaaCCCAGCAGCCCTTCAGATCAAATcaccttcaccccccccccccccccccaatcaccAGTCTGGGACTCAAACCGGGCAACTTTACCGCCACCCCCTTAGTCACCGGGCTACCTACCTACGTTAGGCATCATCAGTGGGTCTCTCAGGGCAGCGGAGACATCTCCACTGTTTTTCAGGAGCGCCTTGGTGACAGCGACCAGCCCCAGTTTGGATTCCCTCATCAGGCTGAGGACCAGCCGCTTGGCCTCCTGGAGCTGGAGTTGGGAGAAGGGCTGGGAAGGCTCCTCTTCCTCCGCCTCAAATCGTATCAAAACAAATTTTACAGTACATTTTACAGTACATTTTACAGTAAAATAATAAGAAGTAAAAGCAAACAAGAAACAGTAAAAGGGAAAAGaaccaaaaaaaaacacaatgtgtCATAAAAACAGCATCACTGAAGCTAAAAAAAGTTATTAAAGTCTCAATGGAGTCTGTCCCTTCTTACCTGTTGGGAGTCACGCTCAAACAGGAACAGGTGAGGAACTGTCGAAGTGGACGGGATAGCAGGGTCTTTCGGGACATGGATACTCGTTGCAGGTGCATTTGGGACCGTTGGTGCATTTGGGGCCGACCCACTCATTGCGGGACCACTGGCCTCGGGTAGTTGGCCCTCAGGCTGGGTCTCTGAGCTCTTCTCTTGGGCAGCAGGCTGGGGCTGTATCTGAGCAGAGCTATTCTCTGTCTGGGGGGCAGCTACTGGTGTCTGAGTCTCCCGGCCTGGGACTGGTACAGGGCCAGCAATCTCAGCCAGGTCTGGAGTATCATCGTCATCCTCATTCCCTGACTAGGAAAAGGAAACAACTGTCAGTACAAGGAACCAAACCAGACAGTAACGTTTGTTTtcattttctgttgcaaaactttTTGCTACattgtgcactaatgaatacaaccactgACATTCTAATACAGGTCCATGTTCAATAGGCTGAATGATAAATACAGTCAGCTTTTGTATTCAGTATGAGTGAGGACAGGAGGTTTTCCCAATCTGTCCAGGGTTCTTCCTGACTCTTGGTCCTAAACATTTCAGAGTGGACTACAGGGTTCTTCCTGACTCTAGGTCCTAAACATTTCAGAGTGGACTACAGGGTTCTTCCTGACTCTAGGTCCTAAACATTTCAGAGTGGACTACAGGGTTCTTCCTGACTCTAGGTCCTAAATATTTCAGAGTGGACTACAGGGTTCTTCCTGACTCTGGGTCCTAAACATTTCAGAGTGGACTACAGGGTTCTTCCTGACTCTAGGTCCTAAACATTTCAGAGTGGACTACAGGGTTCTTCCTGACTCTAGGTCCTAAACATCAGAGATTGGACTACAGGGTTATTCCTGACTCTAGGTCCTAAACATTTCAGAGTGGACTACAGGGTTCTTCCTGACTCTAGGTCCTAAACATTTCAGAGTGGACTACAGGGTTCTTCCTGACTCTAGGTCCTAAACATTTCAGAGTGGACTCCAGGGTTCTTCCTGACTCTAGGTCCTAAACATTTCAGAGTGGACTACAGGGTTCTTCCTGACTCTAGGACCTAAACATTTCAGAGTGGACTACAGGGTTCTTCCTGACTCTAGGTCCTAAACATTTCAGAGTGGACTACAGGGTTCTTCCTGACTCTAGGTCCTAAACATTTCAGAGTGGACTACAGGGTTCTTCCTGACTCTAGGTCCTAAACATTTCAGAGTGGACTCCAGGGGTCTTCCTGACTCTAGGTCCTAAACATTTCAGAGTGGACTCCAGGGTTCTTCCTGACTCTAGGTCCTAAACATTTCAGAGTGGACTACAGGGTTCTTCCTGACTCTAGGTCCTAAACATTTCAGAGTGGACTACAGGGTTCTTCCTGACTCTAGGTCCTAAACATCAGAGATTGGACTACAGGGTTATTCCTGACTCTAGGTCCTAAACATTTCAGAGTGGACTACAGGGTTCTTCCTGACTCTAGGTCCTAAACATTTCAGAGTGGACTACAGGGTTCTTCCTGACTCTAGGTCCTACATGTGTAATAACTAGCCTAGGTGTCACAGATTATCATACCTCATCTGACCCCTCGAATTCTCTCACTGCACTCTCGAGGATGCCCAGTTTACGCTTGTTGGCCTTTTTCTTTCCCAGCTGCCCCTCTGTCGTGTTGGAACTTGTTGCCTTCTCTCCTGAAGTAagaacaaaatacattttataactaacacagagagagagcgacagagagagagagagacagcgagagagaaagtgagagacaaagacagagagagagggagagagacaaagacagagagagagagacacagacagacagacagatctagagagaggtgtagtcctATCAGTTGTTCAACCTAACCCTACCTgacgtaacagacagacagacagacagacagaggtgtagTCCTATCAGTTGTTCAACCCTACCTgacgtaacagacagacagaggtgtagTCCTATCAGTTGTTCAACCCTACCTgacgtaacagacagacagagaggtgtagtCCTATCAGTTGTTCAACCCTACCTGacgtaacagacagagagaggtgtagtccTATCAGTTGTTCAACCCTACCTGacgtaacagacagagagaggtgtagtccTATCAGTTGTTCAACCCTACCTgacgtaacagacagacagagagacagagagaggtgtagtccTATCAGTTGTTCAACCCTACCTgacgtaacagacagacagaggtgtagTCCTATCAGTTGTTCAACCCTACCTGAcgtaacacagacagagagaggtgtagtccTATCAGTTGTTCAACCCTACCTGacgtaacagacagagagaggtgtagtccTATCAGTTGTTCAACCCTACCTgacgtaacagacagacagagagacagagagaggtgtagtccTATCAGTTGTTCAACCCTACCTgacgtaacagacagacagaggtgtagTCCTATCAGTTGTTCAACCCTACCTGAcgtaacacagacagagagaggtgtagtccTATCAGTTGTTCAACCCTACCTGACGTAACAGACAGACTGAGGTGTAGTCCTATCAGTTGTTCAACCCTACCTgacgtaacagacagacagaggtgtagTCCTATCAGTTGTTCAACCCTACCTgacgtaacagacagacagacagacagacagaggtgtaaGTCCTATCAGTTGTTCAACCCTACCTgacgtaacagacagacagacagacagacagagagagagaggtgtagtcctATCAGTTGTTCAACCCTACCTgacgtaacagacagacagagagaggtgtagtccTATGAgttgttcaaccctaaccctacctgacgtaacagacagacagagagaggtgtagtccTATCAGTTGTTCAACCCTACCTgacgtaacagacagacagagagaggtgtagtccTATCAGTTGTTCAACCCTACCTgacgtaacagacagacagacagagagaggtgtagtccTATCAGTTGTTCAACCCTACCTgacgtaacagacagacagagagaggtgtagtccTATCAgttgttcaaccctaaccctacctgacGTAACAGACAGatctagagagaggtgtagtcctATCAGTTGTTCAACCCTACCTgacgtaacagacagacagagagaggtgtagtccTATCAGTTGTTCAACCCTACCTgacgtaacagacagacagagagaggtgtagtccTATCAGTTGTTCAACCCTACCTgacgtaacagacagacagagagaggtgtaagTCCTATCAGTTGTTCAACCCTACCTgacgtaacagacagacagagaggtgtagtCCTATCAGTTGTTCAATCCTACCTgacgtaacagacagacagacagagagaggtgtagtccTATCAGTTGTTCAACCCTACCTgacgtaacagacagacagagagaggtgtagtccTATCAGTTGTTCAACCCTACCTgacgtaacagacagacagacagagagaggtgtagtccTATCAGTTGTTCAACCCTACCTgacgtaacagacagacagagaggtgtagtCCTATCAGTTGTTCAACCCTACCTgacgtaacagacagacagacagaggtgtagTCCTATCAGTTGTTCAACCCTACCTGACGTaaccgacagacagagagaggtgtagtccTATCAGTTGTTCAACCCTACCTgacgtaacagacagacagacagagagaggtgtagtccTATCAGTTGTTCAACCCTACCTgacgtaacagacagacagagagaggtgtagtccTATCAGTTGTTCAACCCTACCTgacgtaacagacagacagagagaggtgtagtccTATCAGTTGTTCAACCTACCTgacgtaacagacagacagagagaggtgtagtccTATCAGTTGTTCAACCCTACCTgacgtaacagacagacagacagagagaggtgtagtccTATCAGTTGTTCAACCCTACCTAACgtaacagatagacagacagagagaggtgtagtccTATCAGTTGTTCAACCCTACCTGACGTAACAGCTGAATCCCTTTTCTCCAAGACCACCACCACTGCTCCACTATTTAACCTGGCTCTTTTAAGTGAGGGGGTGGCTGCTGCCTCCTCAGTctggggatgtgtgtgtttgcCCCCAGGAGGAGAAGGCTGGTGGAGTCTCTTAGAAGGGACCAGCTGGGGTGTTGTAGTGTCAGACTGGACAGGGTCTGCTGGTGGCTCTAGCTGGGACGAGGGACCTCTCTCTGGTTCCACAGTTGATTCCTCTGTTCCCGGTCCTTCAGGACAGCACTGAGCCTGGTCTTTCTGAGGGGACTTCTGTGGGAGTTGGAGACCagtgtctgatgatgatgatgatgcccgAGGGAGTTTGGATTCAGAGGAAGTCTTTGAGGCGTCTGACTCTTGGGCCAACGGCATAATAATATCAGGCTGTCGAGAGTCTTTCTGAAGTGAGGAAGTCAGTGGTgggatgtctttctctctctctttctcaaacgagttctctcctttctcctccgaAGCAGCAGTGGCGACCGTTTTGTTCCTTCCCCTGCCGTCCCGAGGCTCAGGTTGTCTTTTAACGAGCTGTTTAAGGTAACGGTCCTTCATCGACTGCCAGCTGTGACAGGTCAGACCATTCTTCGCCATCTCCTGCCATACCTTGTTCCCATGCGACTCACGCTTGTGCTCACAGATGTACGTCATAATGGCCTTATCCTCCTCCGGAGTGTAGCCCATTCGTCCGATACTACCTACGCTCTGTTTCCCTGACCTGGTCTGGACGTTTGCCTGGACATAGGGAAAGAGTTtattgttattgtaatggtgagaggttagcatgtcttgggggtatgatataaaatgctaacctcccctgttattgtaatggtgagaggttagcaagtcttggaggtatgatataaaatgctaacctcccctgttattgtaatggtgagaggatagcatgtcttggaggtatgatataaaatgctaacctcccctgttattgtaatggtgagaggttagcaagtcttggaggtatgatataaaatgctaacctcccctgttattgtaatggtgagaggttagcaagtcttggaggtatgatataaaatgctaacctcccctgttattgtaatggtgagaggttagcatgtcttgggggtatgatataaaatgctaacctcccctgttattgtaatggtgagaggttagcatgtcttgggggtatgatataaaatgctaacctcccctgttattgtaatggtgagaggttagcatgtcttgggggtatgatataaaatgctaacctcccctgttattgtaatggtacagagccaaaacaacacaaaatgtgtcactgtcccaatagttttggagctcactgtattttacagcaccccacccccacccccttgTTAAATAAATCCTGGGGAGAACCCTTCTCTATA
This genomic window from Oncorhynchus nerka isolate Pitt River linkage group LG2, Oner_Uvic_2.0, whole genome shotgun sequence contains:
- the terf2ip gene encoding telomeric repeat-binding factor 2-interacting protein 1, whose product is MSSRLGGKSSPISPVLFLAVDGEPMRFFLRPGPTKVRLQPVIKAGGGLVCRAQEPGAFLLIDPEERGSVAGSAAHWYVSTQYIRDCMEKNQQLEVEDYRFKPDNVKANVQTRSGKQSVGSIGRMGYTPEEDKAIMTYICEHKRESHGNKVWQEMAKNGLTCHSWQSMKDRYLKQLVKRQPEPRDGRGRNKTVATAASEEKGENSFEKEREKDIPPLTSSLQKDSRQPDIIMPLAQESDASKTSSESKLPRASSSSSDTGLQLPQKSPQKDQAQCCPEGPGTEESTVEPERGPSSQLEPPADPVQSDTTTPQLVPSKRLHQPSPPGGKHTHPQTEEAAATPSLKRARLNSGAVVVVLEKRDSAVTSGEKATSSNTTEGQLGKKKANKRKLGILESAVREFEGSDESGNEDDDDTPDLAEIAGPVPVPGRETQTPVAAPQTENSSAQIQPQPAAQEKSSETQPEGQLPEASGPAMSGSAPNAPTVPNAPATSIHVPKDPAIPSTSTVPHLFLFERDSQQAEEEEPSQPFSQLQLQEAKRLVLSLMRESKLGLVAVTKALLKNSGDVSAALRDPLMMPNVGNGVQQVPQWERHDDRLLLSADPSELQNKFGEEGVAKRMAFLYAE